A genomic segment from Variovorax paradoxus B4 encodes:
- a CDS encoding putative selenate ABC transporter substrate-binding protein: MKFAVLPRFVLALALLAGAIAAQAQQTFRITAIPDESPTELARKSAPLAAYLERKLGVKVEFTPVTDYAAAVEALANKQVDLAWLGGFTFVQASHRSGGKVVPLVQREEDEKFRSVFITTNPDIRSLGDLKGRNLSFGSQSSTSGHLMPRSFLLAAGIDPDRDLKRVAYSGAHDATVAAVASGKVDAGALNISVWEKLVADKKVDPAKVRVFYTTPAYYDYNWTVHADMPAARREQLARAFIELSPATAEGRDILALQRATRFVPTRAENYKGIEAAARNAGLLN; the protein is encoded by the coding sequence ATGAAATTTGCTGTCCTGCCGCGCTTCGTCCTGGCGTTGGCCCTGCTGGCCGGTGCCATCGCCGCGCAGGCCCAACAGACCTTCCGCATCACCGCGATCCCCGACGAGTCGCCGACCGAGCTCGCGCGCAAGTCGGCGCCGCTGGCCGCCTACCTGGAACGCAAGCTGGGCGTCAAGGTCGAGTTCACGCCGGTCACCGATTACGCGGCCGCCGTCGAGGCGCTGGCCAACAAGCAGGTGGACCTGGCCTGGCTCGGCGGCTTCACCTTCGTGCAGGCCAGCCATCGTTCAGGCGGCAAGGTGGTGCCGCTGGTGCAGCGTGAGGAGGACGAGAAATTCCGCTCGGTGTTCATCACCACGAACCCGGACATCCGCTCGCTCGGCGACCTCAAGGGCCGCAATCTGAGCTTCGGCTCGCAGTCCAGCACCTCGGGCCACCTGATGCCGCGCAGCTTCCTGCTGGCGGCCGGCATCGACCCCGACCGCGACCTCAAGCGCGTGGCGTATTCCGGGGCGCACGACGCCACGGTGGCCGCGGTCGCTTCCGGCAAGGTGGACGCCGGAGCCCTCAACATCTCGGTGTGGGAGAAGCTCGTGGCCGACAAGAAGGTCGATCCGGCGAAGGTGCGGGTGTTCTACACCACGCCGGCCTACTACGACTACAACTGGACCGTGCATGCCGACATGCCGGCCGCCAGGCGCGAGCAGCTGGCCCGGGCGTTCATCGAACTGAGCCCGGCCACCGCCGAGGGCCGCGACATCCTCGCGTTGCAGCGCGCCACGCGCTTCGTCCCGACGCGCGCCGAGAACTACAAGGGCATCGAAGCCGCGGCGCGCAACGCCGGCCTGCTGAACTGA
- a CDS encoding PhnE/PtxC family ABC transporter permease, with amino-acid sequence MAVTLPRKPAQRDPAWAHRLFWLLAAAVVLWPMLVLTEFKPWLLLAPGSLEPALRFLAGFVPPRMDAEFLALVARETWRTVAIATAGLTLAMVLAVPLTLLSVRSLSISGLAGRMAALPALLRFSVRGLLIVLRSVPELIWALVFVRVVGLGVTAGVLAIALTYAGMLGKVYGEILESGDAHPTETLLRNGAGRIQAFFYGLLPQNAGELISYTVYRWECAIRSSAVLGFVGAGGLGQQMDASMKMFNGAEVSTMLLVFVLLVAATDRLSAWLRRALA; translated from the coding sequence ATGGCCGTCACCCTGCCACGCAAACCGGCGCAGCGCGATCCCGCCTGGGCGCATCGCCTGTTCTGGCTGCTGGCCGCGGCCGTGGTGTTGTGGCCCATGCTCGTGCTGACCGAATTCAAGCCCTGGCTGCTGCTGGCGCCCGGCAGCCTGGAGCCGGCGCTGCGGTTTCTCGCCGGCTTCGTGCCGCCGCGCATGGACGCGGAGTTCCTGGCGCTGGTGGCGCGGGAAACCTGGCGCACGGTGGCCATCGCCACGGCCGGCCTGACGCTGGCCATGGTGCTGGCGGTTCCGCTGACGCTGCTGTCGGTGCGCTCGCTCTCCATCTCCGGCCTGGCCGGCCGCATGGCGGCGCTGCCGGCGCTGCTGCGCTTTTCGGTGCGCGGCCTGCTCATCGTGCTGCGCAGCGTGCCGGAACTCATTTGGGCCCTGGTGTTCGTGCGCGTGGTCGGCCTGGGCGTCACGGCCGGCGTGCTCGCGATCGCGCTGACCTATGCCGGCATGCTGGGCAAGGTCTATGGCGAGATCCTGGAGAGCGGCGATGCCCATCCGACCGAAACGCTGCTGCGTAACGGCGCCGGCCGCATCCAGGCGTTCTTCTACGGCTTGCTGCCGCAGAACGCGGGAGAGCTCATCAGCTACACCGTCTACCGCTGGGAATGCGCCATCCGCTCGTCCGCCGTGCTCGGCTTCGTGGGCGCGGGCGGGCTCGGTCAGCAGATGGACGCGTCGATGAAGATGTTCAACGGCGCGGAGGTCAGCACCATGCTGCTGGTGTTCGTGCTGCTGGTCGCGGCCACCGACCGGTTGAGCGCCTGGCTGCGGCGCGCATTGGCCTGA
- a CDS encoding AraC family transcriptional regulator, translating into MKSAGLKGTVSIELVHEAIHAAALRNMDISSVLESAKIDRELLNAPRARISAAAYSRMWVALADLMDDEFFGLDSHGLRRGSYALMTRAAVNADNLAHALRRILRFLHATLDDFRGELVCAGDEARVILHDGGVLRRLFGYGTWFILVHGLACWLVHRRIPLREMQFRCPPPGDDSHYRTRFCENVKFNGETTHISFASDLLESKIAESPATVDNFLRAAPANLLVKYRNDASTSAQVRNRLRSQVPDAWPELEKLAQELCISGTTLQRRLQQEGASYQRVKDDLRRDIAIDLLSSASLTVAEVAARTGFQETSAFHRAFKKWTGVSPGAYRSSAPAPE; encoded by the coding sequence ATGAAGTCAGCAGGCTTGAAGGGGACCGTGTCCATCGAGCTGGTGCACGAGGCGATCCACGCAGCGGCGCTGAGGAACATGGACATCAGCAGCGTCCTCGAAAGCGCAAAGATCGATCGCGAGCTGTTGAACGCGCCGCGTGCGCGCATCTCGGCGGCTGCGTACTCGCGCATGTGGGTGGCGCTGGCCGACCTGATGGACGACGAGTTCTTCGGCCTGGACAGCCACGGGCTCCGCCGGGGCAGCTATGCGCTCATGACGCGCGCGGCGGTCAACGCCGACAACCTGGCGCATGCGCTTCGCCGGATCCTGAGGTTCCTCCACGCGACCTTGGACGACTTCCGCGGGGAGCTGGTCTGCGCCGGCGACGAGGCGCGCGTGATCCTGCATGACGGCGGCGTGCTGCGCCGGCTGTTCGGCTATGGCACCTGGTTCATCCTGGTCCACGGATTGGCATGCTGGCTCGTGCACAGGCGAATTCCCCTGCGCGAGATGCAGTTCCGATGCCCGCCTCCCGGCGATGACAGCCACTACCGCACGCGGTTTTGCGAGAACGTGAAATTCAACGGCGAGACCACGCACATCAGCTTCGCCAGCGATCTGCTGGAATCGAAGATTGCGGAGTCGCCCGCAACGGTCGACAACTTTCTGAGGGCGGCGCCGGCCAACTTGCTGGTCAAGTACCGCAATGACGCGAGCACCAGCGCACAGGTGCGCAACAGGTTGCGCAGCCAGGTGCCCGATGCGTGGCCGGAACTGGAAAAGCTCGCACAGGAACTCTGCATCTCCGGCACCACGCTGCAACGCCGCTTGCAGCAGGAGGGCGCGAGCTACCAGCGGGTGAAGGACGACCTGCGGCGGGACATCGCCATCGACCTGCTGTCGAGCGCTTCGCTGACGGTGGCCGAAGTTGCCGCCCGGACCGGATTCCAGGAAACCAGCGCTTTCCATCGCGCATTCAAGAAGTGGACGGGCGTCAGCCCGGGCGCCTATCGCTCGTCCGCGCCCGCGCCGGAATAA
- a CDS encoding nitroreductase — protein sequence MNRMMASPLDAQALRGAVDWAIATRRSVRAYLPRPVPKEEIEAILSIARYSASGMNMQPWHVHVLTGTAKARLSAAIAALDDDPGRSGELLEPYDYYPREWFSPYLERRRKVGWDLYGLLGIAKGDKQRMHLQHGRNYRFFDAPVGLFFTVDRKLEESSLLDYGMFLQSVMVAARGRNLHTCPQAAFLKFHRQIADLLDIPAGEMLVCGMSLGYADASSVENSLVTEREPVSAFTTFHDTSKETTA from the coding sequence ATGAACCGAATGATGGCGTCGCCGCTGGATGCACAAGCGCTGCGAGGAGCGGTCGACTGGGCCATTGCCACCCGACGCAGCGTCAGGGCGTATTTGCCCAGGCCGGTGCCCAAAGAAGAGATCGAAGCGATCCTCTCGATCGCGCGCTACAGCGCCTCCGGCATGAACATGCAGCCTTGGCACGTGCATGTGCTGACCGGGACTGCAAAGGCCCGCCTGTCGGCTGCGATTGCCGCGCTCGATGACGATCCCGGCCGGTCGGGCGAACTGCTCGAGCCCTACGACTACTACCCGCGCGAATGGTTTTCCCCGTACCTGGAGCGGCGCCGCAAGGTCGGCTGGGACCTCTACGGTTTGCTCGGCATCGCCAAGGGCGACAAGCAGCGCATGCACCTGCAGCACGGGCGCAACTACCGCTTCTTCGATGCGCCCGTGGGCCTGTTCTTCACGGTGGACCGCAAACTCGAGGAAAGCAGCCTGCTGGACTACGGCATGTTCCTGCAGAGCGTGATGGTGGCCGCGCGCGGCCGCAACCTCCATACCTGTCCCCAGGCGGCCTTCCTGAAATTCCATCGCCAGATCGCGGACCTGCTGGACATTCCCGCCGGCGAGATGCTGGTCTGCGGCATGAGCCTGGGCTACGCCGACGCGTCGTCGGTCGAGAACTCGCTCGTCACCGAGCGCGAGCCGGTGTCCGCCTTCACGACATTTCACGACACCTCCAAGGAGACCACCGCATGA
- the phnE gene encoding phosphonate ABC transporter, permease protein PhnE, with translation MSKIEPQPAANEVYRLPPPLFDARCRACWMVAALAALVVASFWSLDLQWARFFSIESLARMGRFAGELARPALGHAFLQKLLPAALETLAMSVVGTVLAVVAGLLLALPASKLHDGDPARWRGPTRLLLNALRSVPELMWAALLLIAAGLGPFAGTLALAVHTSGVLGRLFAESIENAAQGPAFALRVRGVPEGRVFLYATLPQVLPQLMSYALYRWENNIRAAAVLGVVGAGGLGQMLAFHLGLFQMGETGTVLLAMIVLVSLVDAASYVARRFMGR, from the coding sequence ATGTCGAAGATCGAACCGCAACCCGCCGCCAACGAGGTCTACCGGCTGCCGCCGCCGCTGTTCGATGCGCGCTGCCGCGCCTGCTGGATGGTCGCTGCATTGGCGGCGCTGGTGGTGGCGAGCTTCTGGTCGCTCGACCTTCAGTGGGCACGCTTCTTCTCGATCGAGTCGCTGGCCCGCATGGGCCGCTTTGCCGGCGAGCTCGCAAGGCCGGCCCTCGGCCACGCATTCCTGCAGAAGCTGTTGCCGGCCGCGCTCGAGACGCTGGCGATGTCCGTGGTCGGCACCGTGCTGGCCGTCGTCGCCGGCCTGCTGCTCGCGCTGCCGGCCAGCAAGCTGCACGACGGCGATCCGGCGCGCTGGCGCGGACCGACGCGGCTGCTGCTCAACGCCTTGCGCAGCGTCCCGGAACTGATGTGGGCCGCGCTGCTGCTGATCGCAGCCGGTCTCGGGCCTTTCGCCGGCACGCTGGCGCTGGCGGTGCACACGTCCGGCGTGCTGGGCCGCCTGTTCGCCGAAAGCATCGAGAACGCGGCGCAGGGCCCCGCCTTCGCCCTGCGCGTGCGCGGCGTGCCGGAAGGGCGGGTGTTCCTCTATGCGACGCTGCCGCAGGTGCTGCCGCAACTGATGAGCTATGCGCTCTATCGGTGGGAGAACAACATCCGGGCGGCGGCCGTGCTGGGCGTGGTCGGCGCCGGCGGGCTGGGCCAGATGCTGGCCTTCCACCTGGGCCTGTTCCAGATGGGCGAGACCGGCACGGTGCTGCTGGCCATGATCGTGCTGGTCAGCCTGGTGGATGCTGCGAGCTACGTCGCGCGGCGCTTCATGGGGCGGTGA
- a CDS encoding Crp/Fnr family transcriptional regulator, whose translation MLPAKDLNAFFERCIWPRALTQAERTKAFEALYVRHHEAHSCVCQRDEIADSWIGVLEGFLRVQDTTADGRLIMFTGVASSGWIGEGSLLKPEHRRYEVMATRPTITVHLPRTTFSWLLDRSIPFNHFMLSHLNERLAQFIAMVKFDRLLEPTARVARGISSLFHPVLYPNTESTLRINQEEIGLLVGISRQRVNVALTELETAGLIQRGYGYITVMDRQALAKYP comes from the coding sequence ATGCTTCCCGCCAAGGACCTCAACGCCTTCTTTGAACGATGCATCTGGCCACGCGCCCTGACGCAGGCCGAGCGAACGAAAGCGTTCGAAGCCCTGTACGTTCGTCATCATGAAGCGCACTCCTGTGTGTGCCAGCGTGACGAGATCGCCGACAGCTGGATTGGCGTGCTGGAGGGCTTTCTTCGTGTTCAGGACACCACGGCGGATGGCCGCCTGATCATGTTCACCGGGGTTGCATCCAGCGGGTGGATCGGCGAAGGATCGCTCCTGAAACCAGAGCACCGCAGGTACGAGGTCATGGCGACGCGACCGACCATTACCGTCCATCTGCCAAGGACCACGTTCTCCTGGCTGCTCGATCGAAGCATTCCGTTCAACCACTTCATGCTTTCGCATTTGAACGAGCGGCTTGCACAATTCATCGCGATGGTGAAGTTCGATCGACTGCTCGAGCCGACGGCGCGCGTCGCGCGTGGAATCTCCAGTCTCTTCCATCCGGTGCTCTATCCGAATACCGAGTCCACACTGCGAATCAACCAGGAAGAAATCGGATTGCTCGTCGGCATCTCGCGCCAGCGTGTCAACGTCGCATTGACCGAGCTGGAAACAGCGGGCCTGATTCAGCGGGGTTACGGCTACATCACCGTGATGGACAGGCAGGCACTTGCCAAGTACCCATAA
- a CDS encoding AMP-binding protein, with translation MSAPSYAQGLERCAANHVPLTPLGFLDRAALAHPQRVAVVHGNLTRTWAQTRERCHRLASALAMRGIAPGDTVSVLAPNTPAMLEAHFGIPLAGAVLNAINHRLDAEGIAFILRHGECKLLMVDREFAATVAAALRLLDRAPAVIDINDHLAPAGEPIGETDYESLLASGDADFPGRWPSDEWQPIALNYTSGTTGDPKGVVASHRGTYLMSLLQITNWAMPRAPKYLWTLPMFHANGWCFTWAVTAAAGTHVCLRRVSAEAVLEAIDRHQIDHLCAAPVVMAMLADAAKDTRLPRPVRVLTAGSPPPLAVLNAVLAMGFDVEHVFGITEVSGTPVSCVWQDGWDDLAPTEQGALRVRQGVRAAMFEGLMVGDADTLEAVVPDGKSAGELMLRGNTVMMGYFKNEAATRKALASGWFRTGDVAVLHANGYAQITDRSKDVIISGGENISSVEIEDVVHDHPAVLHAAVVAQPDSKWGEVPCVFIELKAGVAAPAEQDIIAFCRERLAHFKCPRRVIFTPLPKTATGKIQKFRLRQQAGSQDAITRLASHG, from the coding sequence ATGAGCGCGCCATCCTATGCACAGGGCCTCGAACGCTGCGCGGCCAATCATGTGCCGCTCACGCCGCTGGGCTTTCTCGACCGCGCCGCCCTGGCGCATCCGCAACGTGTGGCGGTGGTGCACGGCAACCTGACGCGAACCTGGGCGCAGACGCGGGAGCGCTGCCATCGCCTGGCGTCGGCGCTGGCGATGCGGGGCATCGCGCCGGGCGACACGGTGTCGGTGCTCGCGCCCAACACGCCGGCCATGCTGGAGGCCCACTTCGGCATTCCGCTGGCCGGCGCGGTGCTCAACGCGATCAACCATCGCCTGGATGCCGAAGGCATCGCGTTCATCCTGCGCCACGGCGAGTGCAAGTTGCTGATGGTCGACCGCGAGTTCGCCGCCACGGTGGCCGCTGCCTTGAGGCTGCTCGACCGTGCGCCTGCAGTCATCGACATCAACGATCACCTCGCACCAGCTGGCGAACCCATCGGCGAGACGGACTACGAATCGCTGCTGGCGAGCGGAGACGCGGACTTCCCCGGCCGGTGGCCCAGCGACGAGTGGCAACCCATCGCCCTGAACTACACCTCCGGCACGACCGGAGACCCCAAGGGCGTGGTCGCCAGCCACCGCGGCACCTACCTCATGAGCCTGCTGCAGATCACGAACTGGGCGATGCCGCGGGCGCCGAAGTATCTGTGGACCCTGCCCATGTTCCACGCGAACGGATGGTGCTTCACCTGGGCCGTGACGGCGGCCGCAGGAACCCATGTCTGCCTGCGCCGGGTGTCCGCCGAGGCGGTGCTGGAGGCCATCGACCGCCACCAGATCGATCACCTCTGCGCGGCGCCCGTCGTGATGGCGATGCTCGCGGACGCGGCGAAAGACACCCGGCTGCCGCGTCCCGTGCGCGTGCTGACCGCCGGCTCTCCGCCGCCGCTCGCCGTGCTGAACGCGGTGCTGGCGATGGGCTTCGACGTGGAGCACGTCTTCGGCATCACGGAGGTTTCCGGCACGCCGGTGAGTTGCGTGTGGCAGGACGGCTGGGACGATCTGGCGCCCACCGAGCAGGGCGCGCTGCGGGTGCGCCAGGGCGTGCGCGCCGCCATGTTCGAAGGCCTCATGGTCGGCGACGCCGACACCCTCGAGGCCGTCGTGCCCGACGGCAAATCGGCAGGGGAGCTCATGCTGCGCGGCAACACCGTCATGATGGGCTACTTCAAGAACGAGGCCGCAACGCGCAAGGCGCTCGCCAGCGGCTGGTTCCGCACCGGCGACGTCGCGGTCCTGCACGCCAACGGGTATGCGCAGATCACCGACCGGTCGAAGGACGTGATCATCTCGGGCGGCGAGAACATCTCGTCGGTCGAAATCGAAGACGTCGTCCATGATCACCCGGCGGTCCTGCATGCCGCCGTGGTGGCGCAGCCCGACAGCAAGTGGGGCGAGGTGCCGTGCGTGTTCATCGAACTCAAGGCCGGTGTCGCCGCGCCCGCCGAGCAAGACATCATTGCGTTCTGCCGTGAGCGGCTGGCTCACTTCAAGTGTCCGCGCCGGGTGATCTTCACCCCCTTGCCGAAGACGGCCACCGGAAAAATCCAGAAGTTCCGCTTGCGCCAGCAGGCCGGAAGCCAGGACGCCATCACCCGGCTCGCAAGCCATGGCTGA
- a CDS encoding tannase/feruloyl esterase family alpha/beta hydrolase, translated as MNFQISLPEAWNGKLYYQGGGGYNGAISPPSTPALSQGYAVAASDSGHQDNALSANFALTDTFAAQLFGSLSVPTVMSTATETLATAYGTLPAKSYFEGCSNGGREALMAVQRSPNLFDGVIARAPAYNWVGFMGAFNRNSSVLAAPGGAFTAAKTALLSKHVRDACDGLDGVADGVVSNQAACTPALVNVAALRCAGGTDAGDSCLSDAQLDVVASWTTEATFTGSATFRNAGWNLTGNEDDPGAWRTWVSGDGNVTAALQFLFQDTTVKNYLARDRTVNSLAYTPWDQNQNALYAMAALNDATNTDIRPFINSGGKLILWHGGNDSALSAKSTVEYYGNMRGSVGAAAADASTRFYVAPGVNHCSGGPGADSSDLLTALDRWVTKSEAPSTLVAEKRDPDGTVALSRPLCQYPQYPRYTGPANDAAASKSAANYTCSS; from the coding sequence TTGAACTTTCAGATCTCCCTGCCAGAGGCATGGAACGGGAAGCTCTACTACCAAGGGGGTGGCGGCTACAACGGCGCCATCTCGCCGCCATCGACACCGGCGCTCAGCCAGGGCTACGCCGTGGCTGCCAGCGACTCCGGCCATCAGGACAACGCATTGAGCGCGAACTTTGCATTGACCGATACCTTTGCCGCCCAGCTGTTCGGCAGCCTCTCGGTGCCCACCGTGATGTCGACCGCAACGGAGACCCTGGCGACGGCCTACGGGACGTTGCCGGCCAAATCGTACTTCGAGGGCTGCTCGAATGGCGGACGAGAAGCATTGATGGCGGTGCAACGCTCGCCGAATCTCTTCGATGGCGTCATCGCGCGCGCACCCGCATACAACTGGGTCGGGTTCATGGGCGCCTTCAACCGAAACTCCAGTGTGCTTGCCGCTCCCGGCGGTGCATTCACCGCCGCGAAGACGGCGCTTCTGAGCAAGCATGTGCGAGACGCTTGCGATGGGCTCGACGGGGTCGCCGACGGCGTTGTGTCGAATCAGGCCGCATGCACGCCGGCGCTCGTGAATGTTGCCGCACTGCGCTGCGCAGGCGGAACGGATGCCGGCGATAGCTGCCTGTCGGACGCACAGCTCGACGTGGTGGCGTCTTGGACCACGGAAGCAACATTCACGGGTAGCGCTACCTTCCGGAATGCGGGCTGGAATCTGACTGGCAACGAAGACGACCCGGGCGCCTGGAGGACCTGGGTCAGTGGCGACGGCAATGTCACCGCGGCGCTGCAGTTTCTGTTTCAGGATACGACGGTCAAGAACTATCTCGCTCGCGACAGGACGGTCAATTCGCTGGCCTACACGCCTTGGGACCAGAATCAGAATGCGCTCTACGCCATGGCCGCGCTCAACGATGCGACCAACACGGACATCAGACCGTTCATCAACAGCGGCGGCAAGCTCATCTTGTGGCACGGCGGCAATGATTCCGCTCTCAGCGCGAAATCGACCGTCGAATACTACGGGAATATGCGAGGCTCGGTGGGCGCCGCGGCTGCCGATGCATCAACGCGTTTCTATGTGGCGCCAGGGGTCAACCATTGCAGCGGAGGACCGGGCGCCGATTCGTCGGATCTGCTGACAGCCCTTGACCGATGGGTGACAAAAAGCGAAGCACCTTCCACGTTGGTTGCAGAGAAGCGCGATCCAGACGGAACGGTGGCCTTGAGCCGGCCGCTGTGCCAATACCCGCAATATCCGCGATACACAGGTCCCGCCAATGATGCGGCCGCCTCGAAGTCGGCTGCCAATTACACCTGCAGCTCCTGA
- a CDS encoding MaoC family dehydratase encodes MADFEAAALAPVGPGYRFSRSHTFDEAQLRAFALAAGDENPLHHDAAFARGTRFGELIASATHTTSLLMGLTASHFATKGKVLGMNFSVDLLRPVRASETVLIEWRVTSMAAHSKGGCVLELQGAIKSVDDRTSVLAQGTVLFTPAS; translated from the coding sequence ATGGCTGACTTCGAGGCCGCGGCCCTTGCGCCGGTCGGGCCCGGCTACCGCTTCTCGCGATCCCACACCTTCGACGAAGCGCAGTTGCGTGCCTTCGCGCTGGCCGCGGGAGACGAGAACCCCCTGCACCACGATGCGGCGTTTGCGCGGGGCACGCGCTTCGGCGAGCTGATCGCCAGCGCGACCCACACCACCTCGCTGCTGATGGGGCTGACCGCCAGCCACTTCGCCACGAAGGGGAAGGTGCTGGGAATGAACTTTTCGGTCGACCTGCTGCGTCCCGTGCGGGCGAGCGAGACGGTGCTCATCGAATGGCGCGTGACGTCGATGGCCGCGCATTCGAAGGGTGGCTGCGTCCTCGAATTGCAAGGGGCGATCAAGAGCGTGGACGACCGGACCAGCGTGCTCGCGCAGGGCACGGTGCTTTTCACGCCCGCCTCTTGA
- a CDS encoding phosphonate ABC transporter ATP-binding protein has product MNIELRSLSGRHPAAPAAAPPALRALDLHVAAGEQAAVIGPSGAGKTTLLHLMACALAPAAGSIELDGRDPWRLPRRELQRLRGRLFLAPQVPPLPPRQRVVTAVLAGRLPRIGLWQALRSLFYPTGIAQADAALARFDMADKLFARVDRLSGGERQRVGLARGLLSQAQLLLVDEPLSALDPARAGLALDTLTQWARDSGATLVATLHDVPLALQHFPRIIGLRGGSLAFDLPTAQVTPALLRELYAQEPAQADALGESTVEARPVVMHCR; this is encoded by the coding sequence GTGAACATCGAGCTGCGGTCATTGTCCGGGCGGCACCCCGCGGCTCCCGCCGCGGCGCCGCCCGCACTGCGGGCGCTGGACCTGCACGTGGCGGCGGGCGAACAGGCCGCGGTGATCGGTCCTTCGGGCGCCGGCAAGACGACGCTGCTGCACCTGATGGCCTGCGCGCTCGCGCCTGCGGCCGGCAGTATCGAACTCGACGGCCGTGATCCGTGGCGGCTGCCTCGCCGCGAACTGCAGCGCCTGCGCGGCCGGCTGTTCCTGGCGCCTCAGGTGCCGCCGCTGCCGCCGCGCCAGCGTGTGGTGACCGCGGTGCTGGCCGGCCGGCTGCCCCGCATCGGGCTGTGGCAGGCGCTGCGCAGCCTGTTCTATCCGACCGGCATCGCGCAGGCGGACGCAGCGCTGGCGCGCTTCGACATGGCGGACAAGCTCTTCGCGCGCGTGGACCGCCTGTCCGGCGGCGAACGGCAGCGCGTGGGGCTGGCGCGCGGCCTGCTGTCGCAGGCGCAGCTGCTGCTCGTCGACGAGCCGTTGTCGGCCCTGGATCCGGCCCGCGCCGGGCTGGCCCTGGACACCCTCACGCAATGGGCGCGCGACAGCGGGGCGACGCTGGTGGCCACCCTGCACGACGTGCCGCTCGCGCTGCAGCACTTCCCGCGCATCATCGGCCTGCGCGGCGGTTCGCTGGCCTTCGACCTGCCCACCGCACAGGTGACGCCAGCCCTGTTGCGCGAGCTGTATGCGCAGGAGCCCGCGCAGGCTGATGCCCTCGGAGAGAGCACGGTCGAGGCGCGCCCTGTCGTGATGCACTGCCGCTGA